One segment of Desulfosudis oleivorans Hxd3 DNA contains the following:
- a CDS encoding UbiX family flavin prenyltransferase — protein sequence MVMKKIVVGISGASGAIYAVRLLAALAACPVHVYLIVSDTGAELLKMETGIEAPGLEAWLSQNTAFHKEARISVCGIGDFYTPPASGSFLHDGMVIVPCSMKSVAAVASGMADNLMLRCADVCLKERRRLILVPRETPLSLVHLENMAAVTRAGAVVLPAMPSFYFKPKTIEALADTVCARILDQLGIAHTLVPRWGEDHV from the coding sequence ATGGTTATGAAAAAAATCGTGGTGGGCATCAGCGGCGCGTCCGGCGCCATTTACGCGGTGCGACTGCTTGCGGCCCTGGCGGCGTGTCCGGTGCATGTTTATCTGATTGTCTCGGACACCGGGGCCGAGCTGTTGAAAATGGAGACCGGTATTGAGGCCCCCGGCCTTGAGGCGTGGCTTTCTCAAAACACCGCCTTTCACAAGGAGGCCCGGATTTCCGTGTGCGGCATTGGCGATTTTTACACGCCCCCGGCCAGCGGATCGTTTCTCCATGACGGCATGGTGATCGTGCCCTGCTCCATGAAGAGCGTGGCGGCCGTGGCCTCGGGCATGGCCGACAACCTGATGCTGCGGTGCGCCGATGTCTGCCTGAAGGAGCGGCGCAGGCTGATTCTGGTGCCCCGGGAGACTCCTTTGAGCCTGGTGCATCTTGAAAACATGGCGGCCGTGACCCGGGCCGGGGCTGTTGTGCTGCCGGCCATGCCCTCGTTTTATTTCAAGCCCAAGACCATTGAGGCCCTGGCCGACACGGTGTGCGCCCGCATCCTGGACCAGCTGGGCATCGCGCATACGCTGGTCCCGCGCTGGGGAGAAGACCATGTTTAA
- a CDS encoding LPS-assembly protein LptD, which produces MKFFLWWAIAAALLSGYGHEAWAADTAGDLFRMDPKSAWRIDAGAITYDKQADLYLAVGKVTITKEGKRIVADSIWFDQKNQRLFADGNVTMTAGPDVLSGDHMEMDMAAETGTISNGTVFLGDRHFYIIGDTIQKTGPDTYTADRVSFSSCEPGNPDWQITGQDLRLTVEGYGSLRHAALWARSMPVLYTPYLFFPVKIKRQTGFLVPRVSYSDRKWEEIEQPFYWVISDSADMTFYAHHMGRRGEKLGFEYRQVMDATSRTTLMFDFLEDRKANTDPGQDWAYTHDRWLRPNNDRYWLRMKHDHGLGPGLSAKLDIDLVSDQDYLLEFESGYTGFDAADRYFEKVFGRDLDDADNPVRTSIFNLQKNWTQNSLNAGVRWDDDVIKRRWADEDDTVQRLPVVSFDANKQKLGATPLFYELNSEYLYGYTEDSLRGHRADMHPRIALPGRFKNFFSFEPSVGFRETVWRMDRDAGANDTDHTQSRELFDLRADLSSELYRVFDVNPETGKRACHTIVPRLEYEYVPHKNQDDYPRFTDAADVIEKQNTVTWSVTNLLTVKEWRGAAPSAADALETAEAASPPLVRDALYREVVRLKVSQSYDINEAKEDDPAQWASPDQRRPFSPVAVELDARPATSVRLDGDGLWCPYTGEWQAYNGEVALSDARGDKFSGGYRYRQGVSESVYGKAALEVNEAFLLYGEYERNIFSGTDILVQTGVVYRASCWSVDVNYTDEPGDRTYTVMINLYGLGEFGTDISGADVEQYP; this is translated from the coding sequence ATGAAATTTTTTTTGTGGTGGGCGATTGCCGCCGCTCTCCTGTCAGGGTACGGGCATGAGGCCTGGGCAGCGGACACGGCCGGCGACCTTTTCCGCATGGACCCGAAAAGCGCCTGGCGCATTGACGCCGGGGCCATCACCTATGACAAGCAGGCCGATCTCTACCTGGCGGTGGGAAAGGTGACCATCACCAAGGAGGGCAAGCGGATTGTCGCGGACAGTATCTGGTTTGACCAGAAAAACCAGCGCCTTTTTGCCGACGGTAACGTGACCATGACCGCCGGGCCGGATGTGCTTTCCGGGGACCACATGGAGATGGACATGGCCGCTGAAACCGGCACCATCTCCAACGGCACCGTGTTCCTGGGAGACCGCCATTTTTACATTATCGGCGACACCATTCAAAAAACCGGGCCGGACACCTACACCGCCGACCGGGTGAGCTTCTCCTCCTGTGAGCCGGGAAACCCGGACTGGCAGATCACCGGTCAAGACCTTCGCCTCACCGTGGAGGGCTACGGCTCCCTGCGCCACGCGGCCCTGTGGGCCCGGTCCATGCCGGTGCTGTACACGCCCTACCTCTTTTTCCCGGTGAAAATCAAGCGACAGACCGGTTTTCTGGTGCCCCGGGTCAGCTATTCGGACAGAAAATGGGAAGAGATCGAGCAGCCCTTCTACTGGGTGATCAGCGACAGCGCGGACATGACCTTTTACGCCCATCACATGGGCCGGAGGGGCGAAAAACTGGGGTTTGAGTACCGCCAGGTGATGGACGCAACATCCCGGACCACGCTCATGTTTGATTTTCTGGAGGACCGCAAGGCCAACACCGATCCCGGGCAGGACTGGGCATACACCCATGACAGGTGGCTTCGCCCCAACAACGACCGGTACTGGCTGCGCATGAAACACGACCACGGCCTGGGGCCCGGCCTGTCGGCCAAACTGGACATCGACCTTGTCAGCGACCAGGACTACCTGCTGGAATTCGAAAGCGGATATACCGGGTTTGACGCGGCGGACCGCTATTTTGAAAAGGTCTTTGGCCGGGACCTGGACGACGCCGACAACCCGGTGCGCACCAGTATCTTCAATCTTCAGAAAAACTGGACCCAGAACAGCCTCAACGCCGGGGTGCGGTGGGATGATGACGTGATCAAGCGGCGATGGGCCGACGAAGACGACACCGTTCAGCGGCTGCCCGTGGTCTCATTTGACGCCAATAAGCAGAAACTCGGCGCAACTCCTCTTTTTTACGAATTAAACAGCGAATACCTGTACGGCTACACAGAAGACAGCCTGCGGGGCCACCGGGCCGACATGCACCCGCGAATTGCTCTGCCCGGCCGGTTTAAAAACTTTTTTTCATTTGAACCGTCGGTGGGCTTTCGGGAGACCGTGTGGCGCATGGACCGGGATGCCGGGGCCAATGACACGGACCACACCCAATCCCGTGAACTGTTCGACCTTCGGGCCGACCTGTCCTCCGAACTGTACAGGGTGTTTGACGTAAATCCCGAAACCGGGAAGCGGGCCTGCCACACCATTGTGCCCCGGCTGGAATATGAATATGTGCCGCACAAAAACCAGGACGACTACCCCCGGTTCACCGACGCGGCCGATGTCATTGAAAAACAGAACACCGTCACCTGGTCGGTCACCAACCTGCTGACCGTAAAGGAGTGGCGGGGCGCGGCGCCTTCGGCTGCCGACGCCCTGGAAACAGCGGAAGCCGCTTCCCCGCCCCTGGTAAGGGACGCCCTCTACAGAGAAGTGGTCCGGCTCAAGGTCTCCCAGAGCTATGACATCAACGAAGCCAAAGAGGACGATCCGGCCCAATGGGCAAGCCCGGACCAGCGCCGGCCCTTCTCCCCGGTGGCAGTGGAGCTGGACGCCCGTCCCGCAACCTCGGTGCGGCTGGATGGTGACGGCCTGTGGTGCCCCTACACCGGCGAATGGCAGGCCTATAACGGCGAGGTTGCCTTAAGCGATGCCAGGGGGGACAAATTTTCCGGGGGCTACCGGTACCGGCAGGGAGTGTCCGAGTCGGTCTACGGCAAGGCGGCCCTGGAGGTAAACGAGGCGTTTCTGCTCTATGGCGAGTATGAGCGCAACATCTTCAGCGGCACGGATATTCTGGTCCAGACCGGCGTGGTCTACCGGGCCTCCTGCTGGTCGGTGGACGTGAACTACACCGATGAACCCGGAGACCGCACCTACACCGTGATGATCAATCTTTACGGCCTGGGCGAGTTCGGCACTGATATTTCCGGCGCCGATGTTGAACAGTATCCCTGA
- a CDS encoding HU family DNA-binding protein — protein MNKLELVTALKDKTGVSKVEAAKIVKTFFDTMADTLATGERVEVRGLCSFFVKEYKSYTGRNPKTGEKVTIAPKKLPFFKCGKELKERING, from the coding sequence ATGAACAAACTGGAACTGGTCACCGCCCTGAAAGACAAGACCGGCGTTTCAAAGGTCGAGGCCGCCAAGATCGTCAAAACCTTTTTTGACACCATGGCCGACACCCTGGCCACGGGTGAGCGGGTCGAAGTGCGGGGCCTGTGCAGCTTTTTTGTCAAGGAATACAAGAGCTACACCGGCAGAAACCCGAAAACCGGCGAAAAAGTCACCATCGCTCCCAAGAAACTTCCGTTTTTCAAATGCGGAAAAGAGCTTAAAGAACGGATCAACGGCTAG
- a CDS encoding PSP1 domain-containing protein, translating into MRKTVEIKFKPDGKAYVFDCGAFVLEVGDTVIVETEQGFGMGVVCSLPATANMERIKTPLKKVHRKAVEKDFAQLEENRSLEAKGFDFCQEQISALNLEMNLFSVECTFDSRKLTFFYTADGRVDFRELVKRLVKEFRIKIEMRQVGIRNQAKITGGIGRCGREICCASFLQKFDPISIRMAKNQGLSLNPTKISGLCGRLMCCLAYEEASYNKLKKGMPETGRRVNTTVGEGKVVEINPVGGRIVLQKNDGTRVDVALADILPPAEKPAGEPTKESNGQAAEE; encoded by the coding sequence ATGAGAAAAACCGTTGAAATAAAGTTCAAACCCGACGGCAAGGCCTACGTGTTCGACTGTGGCGCCTTTGTGCTGGAGGTCGGGGACACTGTGATCGTGGAGACCGAACAGGGGTTCGGCATGGGCGTGGTCTGCTCCCTGCCGGCCACGGCCAACATGGAGCGGATTAAAACGCCGCTCAAAAAGGTCCATCGAAAGGCCGTTGAAAAGGATTTTGCCCAACTTGAGGAGAACCGGTCGCTTGAAGCAAAGGGATTTGATTTCTGCCAGGAGCAGATCAGCGCCCTGAACCTGGAGATGAACCTGTTTTCCGTGGAGTGCACCTTTGACTCCCGGAAGCTGACCTTTTTTTACACCGCCGACGGCCGGGTCGATTTTCGGGAGCTGGTCAAGCGGCTGGTCAAGGAGTTCCGCATCAAGATCGAGATGCGCCAGGTGGGCATTCGCAACCAGGCCAAGATCACCGGCGGCATCGGCCGGTGCGGACGGGAGATCTGCTGCGCCAGTTTTCTGCAGAAGTTCGACCCCATATCGATCCGCATGGCCAAAAACCAGGGGCTCTCCTTAAATCCCACCAAGATATCCGGGCTTTGCGGCCGGCTTATGTGCTGCCTGGCCTATGAAGAGGCATCCTACAACAAGCTCAAAAAAGGTATGCCGGAAACAGGGCGGCGCGTGAACACCACCGTGGGAGAAGGAAAAGTGGTGGAGATCAACCCGGTAGGGGGCCGGATTGTGCTGCAGAAAAATGACGGCACCCGGGTGGATGTGGCCCTGGCCGACATTCTGCCACCGGCTGAAAAACCGGCCGGAGAACCGACAAAAGAATCAAACGGACAGGCAGCCGAAGAATAA
- the metG gene encoding methionine--tRNA ligase: protein MPDCFYITTPIYYVNAKPHLGHAYTTIMADVAARFHAMAGKKVFFLTGTDEHGDKIMKAAAARGVSPKAYADTISALFRDLWTELDIGYSHFIRTTDENHKQVVSRVLAAIYEAGDIYFSEYEGLYCFGCERFYTERELVNGKCPDHDTPPERIQEANYFFKMSKYQQWLIDHITDNPDFIRPEGYRTEILSFLKEPLDDLCISRPTSRLDWGIPLPFDDRYVTYVWFDALLNYVSALGYPDDDRYMTFWPAVQHLTAKDIIKPHGIYWPIMLKAAGIPLYNHLNVHGFWQIESCKMSKSLGNVVNPLDMKNTYGTDAFRYFLCREMSFGLDAGFSEEALVQRINADLANDLGNLFSRVLAMTAKYFKNRVPAADDANLPPCDIDIGALARTTVAAYEAQMATFHMNRALAAVWDLISAMNRFIDYSAPWTLAKDPAKADALAAVIYTLLEGLRIVAGLVYPVMPGTGKTMMAHLGLDGPDSELFRLEDFKQWGRLVPDTVVAKPASLFPRVELAPSTDNACAPEDAPPAIAFAPEIDIDAFSKVDLRVGTVTAAEKIPKARKLLKLTVDIGEIRTVVAGLAEAYAPEDLVGRQVVIVANLKPAVLMGVESHGMVLAAVDGKNGITATVDKPAPPGTRLK from the coding sequence ATGCCCGACTGTTTTTACATCACCACACCGATCTACTATGTGAACGCAAAGCCCCATCTGGGTCACGCCTATACCACCATCATGGCCGACGTGGCGGCCCGTTTTCATGCCATGGCCGGCAAAAAGGTCTTTTTTCTCACCGGCACCGATGAACACGGCGACAAGATCATGAAGGCCGCCGCGGCCCGGGGCGTATCGCCCAAGGCCTATGCCGACACCATTTCCGCCCTGTTCAGGGATCTCTGGACCGAACTGGACATCGGCTACAGCCACTTTATCCGCACCACCGACGAGAATCACAAACAGGTGGTAAGCCGGGTTCTGGCCGCCATTTATGAGGCCGGCGACATCTACTTCAGCGAATACGAGGGGCTTTACTGTTTCGGCTGCGAACGGTTCTACACCGAGCGGGAGCTGGTAAACGGCAAGTGCCCGGACCACGACACCCCGCCGGAGCGGATTCAGGAGGCCAACTATTTTTTCAAGATGAGCAAGTACCAGCAGTGGCTGATTGATCATATTACCGACAATCCCGATTTTATCCGGCCCGAAGGCTACCGTACCGAGATTCTGTCGTTTTTAAAAGAGCCCTTAGACGACCTGTGCATCTCCCGGCCCACGTCCCGGCTGGACTGGGGCATTCCCCTTCCCTTTGACGACCGGTATGTGACCTATGTATGGTTTGACGCCCTGCTCAACTACGTGTCGGCCCTGGGGTACCCGGACGACGACAGGTACATGACCTTCTGGCCCGCGGTTCAGCACCTGACGGCCAAGGACATCATCAAGCCCCACGGCATCTACTGGCCCATCATGCTCAAGGCCGCCGGCATCCCCCTGTACAACCATCTCAACGTGCACGGGTTCTGGCAGATCGAATCATGCAAGATGTCCAAGAGCCTGGGCAACGTGGTCAACCCCCTGGACATGAAAAACACCTACGGCACGGACGCCTTTCGCTATTTTCTCTGTCGGGAGATGTCCTTTGGCCTGGATGCCGGGTTCTCCGAAGAAGCCCTGGTCCAGCGGATCAACGCGGACCTGGCCAACGACCTGGGCAACCTTTTTTCCCGGGTTCTGGCCATGACGGCCAAGTATTTTAAAAACCGGGTGCCGGCAGCAGACGACGCCAACCTGCCGCCGTGCGACATCGACATTGGCGCCCTGGCCCGGACCACCGTGGCCGCGTATGAGGCCCAGATGGCGACCTTTCACATGAACCGGGCCCTGGCCGCGGTCTGGGACCTGATCAGCGCCATGAACCGGTTCATCGACTACTCGGCGCCCTGGACCCTTGCCAAAGACCCGGCCAAAGCCGATGCCCTGGCCGCGGTGATCTACACCCTGTTAGAAGGGCTGCGGATAGTGGCCGGCCTGGTCTACCCGGTGATGCCCGGTACCGGAAAAACCATGATGGCCCACCTGGGACTTGACGGCCCGGATTCGGAGCTGTTCCGGCTGGAGGACTTCAAGCAGTGGGGACGGCTTGTGCCGGACACCGTGGTGGCAAAACCGGCCTCTCTTTTTCCCCGGGTGGAACTGGCGCCATCAACGGACAACGCCTGTGCGCCCGAAGACGCACCACCGGCCATCGCGTTCGCGCCGGAGATCGACATCGACGCCTTTTCAAAGGTGGACCTGCGCGTGGGCACGGTGACGGCCGCGGAAAAAATTCCCAAGGCCCGCAAGCTCCTCAAGCTCACCGTGGACATCGGCGAAATTCGCACCGTGGTGGCGGGCCTTGCCGAAGCCTACGCGCCGGAAGATCTGGTGGGCAGGCAGGTGGTGATCGTGGCCAACCTCAAGCCCGCCGTCCTGATGGGCGTGGAATCCCACGGCATGGTTTTGGCCGCGGTGGACGGTAAAAACGGCATCACGGCCACGGTCGATAAACCGGCCCCGCCGGGGACGCGGCTTAAATAG
- a CDS encoding UbiA-like polyprenyltransferase encodes MTRHIVTYGKMIKFSHTIFALPFALSAVLLALREHPVSSAWPVLWIVLAMVGARSAAMGFNRIVDARFDAKNPRTAGREIPAGKISLLSAGLFVGLSSALFVFSAAMLNPLCFYFSFPVLVLLLSYSFTKRFTMFCHLYLGFVISLAPLGAWMAVTGEFSWRIAVLSAALLTYIAGFDIIYACQDTTFDRDTGLFSMPARIGVRASLHLSSLLHVFSTAAFVALLFVFDLNVIYLITVIMIATLYVIEHVVARPGKPEAIQMAFFNINGVISILLFCGIAADLMVEKWL; translated from the coding sequence GTGACTCGACATATAGTTACGTATGGGAAAATGATAAAGTTTTCCCATACGATATTTGCTCTGCCCTTTGCTCTGTCTGCGGTGCTGCTGGCTTTGCGGGAGCATCCGGTCTCTTCGGCATGGCCGGTGTTGTGGATCGTGCTGGCCATGGTGGGAGCGCGGTCGGCGGCCATGGGATTCAACCGCATTGTGGATGCCCGGTTTGACGCCAAAAACCCGCGCACGGCGGGCCGGGAGATTCCAGCGGGAAAAATTTCGCTGCTGTCGGCCGGACTGTTTGTGGGGCTTTCCTCTGCGCTTTTTGTCTTTTCCGCGGCCATGTTGAATCCGCTGTGCTTTTATTTTTCATTTCCGGTGCTGGTGCTGCTGCTTTCCTATTCGTTTACCAAGCGGTTTACCATGTTCTGCCATCTCTACCTGGGGTTTGTGATCTCCCTGGCGCCCCTGGGGGCCTGGATGGCGGTCACCGGTGAATTTTCCTGGCGGATTGCCGTTCTGTCAGCTGCCCTGCTGACCTATATTGCGGGGTTTGACATCATCTACGCCTGCCAGGACACGACCTTTGACCGCGACACCGGGCTCTTTTCCATGCCGGCCCGGATCGGGGTGCGCGCCAGCCTGCATCTTTCTTCCCTGCTTCACGTTTTTTCCACTGCCGCTTTTGTGGCCCTGCTGTTTGTATTTGACCTGAACGTGATATATCTTATAACTGTTATCATGATCGCTACCCTGTATGTGATAGAGCATGTTGTGGCCCGGCCGGGAAAGCCCGAGGCGATTCAGATGGCCTTTTTCAATATCAACGGCGTTATTTCGATTTTGCTGTTTTGCGGCATTGCCGCGGACCTTATGGTGGAAAAATGGTTATGA
- the holB gene encoding DNA polymerase III subunit delta', giving the protein MPRLDALMDQEKPLRTLAGILARGDIPHAFLFTGIDGIGKRSAAMGFAMACNCLAAVQEKPLPVPVPGDSGLPFCGTCRICRAIAAGTHPDVITIAPEGNAIKIGRIRELIEKVAFRPHEAKMRAVIISDAWAMNPEAANALLKSLEEPPPQTLFFLTAEHASDLLPTVVSRCRHIRFAPVSADRIAAFLQQHHGVDEKAARSAALMSGGSVARALALTDVPLGAWRQWLAAELAALPSRPVPLVLAFAEKLQKNKDQIGQWLGMIQTCLYDAVVWKYQPGRIMNIDMTDAVAALSEQESIASLGRKIDAVVAMEKALNRNLNPRLATEKLALELANRL; this is encoded by the coding sequence GTGCCGCGACTTGATGCGCTGATGGATCAGGAAAAGCCCCTGCGGACCCTTGCCGGCATTCTTGCCAGAGGCGATATTCCCCACGCATTTCTCTTTACCGGCATTGACGGCATTGGAAAACGCAGCGCCGCCATGGGTTTTGCCATGGCGTGCAACTGCCTTGCCGCCGTCCAGGAAAAGCCCCTGCCGGTGCCCGTTCCCGGCGACAGCGGGCTTCCCTTTTGTGGTACCTGCCGAATCTGCCGGGCCATTGCCGCAGGCACCCATCCGGACGTGATCACTATCGCGCCGGAAGGAAATGCCATCAAAATCGGCCGCATTCGGGAGTTGATCGAAAAGGTGGCCTTCCGGCCCCACGAGGCAAAAATGCGGGCCGTGATTATTTCCGACGCCTGGGCCATGAACCCTGAGGCCGCCAACGCCCTGCTCAAGTCCCTGGAAGAACCGCCGCCGCAAACCCTTTTTTTTCTGACCGCCGAACACGCGTCCGATCTGCTGCCCACCGTGGTCTCCCGTTGCCGTCACATCCGGTTTGCCCCGGTATCCGCCGATCGCATCGCAGCCTTTCTGCAGCAGCACCACGGCGTGGACGAAAAAGCGGCCCGGTCGGCGGCCCTGATGTCCGGCGGCAGCGTGGCCAGGGCACTGGCCCTGACCGACGTGCCCCTGGGCGCGTGGCGGCAATGGCTGGCCGCTGAACTGGCGGCCCTGCCGTCACGTCCGGTGCCCCTGGTGCTGGCCTTTGCGGAAAAGCTGCAGAAGAACAAAGACCAGATCGGTCAGTGGCTGGGCATGATACAGACCTGCCTTTATGACGCGGTGGTATGGAAATACCAGCCCGGCCGCATTATGAACATTGACATGACCGACGCTGTGGCAGCCCTGTCAGAGCAGGAGAGCATCGCCTCTCTGGGCCGAAAAATTGACGCCGTGGTGGCAATGGAAAAGGCGCTGAACCGCAATTTAAACCCCCGACTGGCCACGGAAAAACTGGCCCTGGAGCTGGCAAACCGATTATGA
- a CDS encoding DNA recombination protein RmuC → MHIPEIIYSAAAGALAGIFFTWLVMRARRAVLADRLASATTEIETTRTERDALRGELSDHSARFARLESALEQEREKSKEMAAFAQAATQTLKDTFKGLSADTLAQSSEQFLHLAKSAFESFHVKASGDLAQRQKAVEEIVRPVKEALDKVNTQVAEVEKSRKQAYGSLTATVESLLRGQKELSTETGNLVSALRKPMVRGRWGEIQLRRVVEFAGMLPHCDFVEQSSVKTETGTLRPDMLVRLPGGKLVVVDSKAPLEAYLSAVSAEDEATRKKFMADHTRHLRTHIQQLSDKAYWEQFDQAPDFVVLFLPGEPFFSAALEQDEGLIEFAVARRIILASPTTLITLLQAVSYGWQQEQIAENARHIQELGADLYRRISKMADHFGTVGKSLDRAVKSYNDAVGSLEARVLPAARRFSELDTSIKNEIPKIEPVNVVSRDISAPELIEPPEEEEET, encoded by the coding sequence ATGCATATTCCGGAAATCATCTACAGTGCGGCCGCCGGCGCCCTTGCCGGCATTTTTTTCACCTGGCTGGTCATGCGGGCCCGCCGGGCTGTGCTGGCCGACCGGCTGGCGAGTGCCACCACTGAAATTGAAACCACCAGAACCGAGCGGGATGCTTTGCGCGGCGAGCTGTCCGACCACTCGGCCCGGTTCGCCCGGCTTGAATCGGCCCTGGAGCAGGAGCGGGAAAAATCAAAAGAGATGGCCGCCTTTGCCCAGGCCGCCACGCAAACCCTGAAGGACACCTTCAAGGGGCTTTCCGCCGACACCCTGGCCCAGAGCAGCGAGCAGTTTCTGCACCTGGCCAAAAGCGCGTTTGAGTCCTTTCACGTCAAGGCGTCCGGTGATCTGGCCCAGCGGCAGAAGGCCGTGGAAGAGATTGTCCGGCCGGTAAAAGAGGCCCTGGACAAGGTCAACACCCAGGTGGCCGAGGTGGAAAAGAGCCGCAAGCAGGCCTACGGGTCGCTGACCGCCACGGTGGAGTCCCTGCTGCGCGGCCAGAAGGAGCTTTCCACGGAAACCGGCAACCTGGTCTCGGCCCTGCGCAAGCCCATGGTGCGGGGCCGGTGGGGCGAGATCCAGCTGCGCCGGGTGGTGGAGTTTGCCGGCATGCTGCCCCACTGCGACTTTGTGGAGCAGAGTTCGGTGAAGACCGAAACCGGCACCCTGCGGCCCGACATGCTGGTCCGCCTGCCCGGCGGCAAGCTGGTGGTGGTGGATTCAAAGGCCCCGCTGGAGGCCTATCTTTCGGCGGTCAGCGCCGAAGACGAGGCCACGCGCAAAAAATTCATGGCCGACCACACCCGGCACCTGCGCACCCATATTCAGCAACTGTCGGACAAGGCCTACTGGGAGCAGTTTGACCAGGCCCCGGATTTCGTGGTGCTGTTCCTGCCGGGCGAACCCTTTTTCAGCGCGGCCCTGGAGCAGGACGAAGGGCTCATTGAGTTCGCCGTGGCCCGCCGCATCATTCTGGCCTCCCCCACCACCCTGATCACCCTGCTTCAGGCGGTCTCCTACGGCTGGCAGCAGGAGCAGATCGCGGAAAACGCCCGCCACATTCAGGAGCTCGGGGCCGATCTGTACCGGCGGATTTCAAAGATGGCCGACCATTTCGGCACGGTGGGAAAATCCCTGGACAGGGCCGTCAAAAGTTACAACGATGCCGTGGGCTCCCTGGAGGCCCGGGTCCTGCCCGCGGCCCGCCGCTTTTCCGAGCTGGACACCAGCATCAAAAACGAGATTCCCAAGATCGAGCCGGTGAATGTGGTGTCAAGAGATATCTCCGCTCCGGAGCTGATTGAACCGCCGGAGGAGGAAGAGGAGACCTGA